A single window of Fodinicurvata sp. EGI_FJ10296 DNA harbors:
- the tssC gene encoding type VI secretion system contractile sheath large subunit, whose amino-acid sequence MSDGRHTGPAETLEPRDAGGPPDDGAGAGDGPTERSAALPKGGLRSVLFAEAHRPTPAIDAFLDARAPEDVLAQWFGARLEDLRDAPDRLMAMLVRDIAEIDEAITRQLNAILHHRRFQRLEATWRGVALIVSESDGIENAVIRVLNVRWPEIARDLDRAVEFDQSQLFSKIYSEEFDMPGGTPYGLLIADFEVAHKPRPGTTVDDVSVLTGLSQIAMAAFAPIVIGCAPELFGLETFREFGLPIDVRAVLDQQEYRRFNRLRETEESRFLALVVPHILLRRPYSPTHDGEIGFPYREDWYGANLRTMLWGNAGYAYATVVLRAFGQYGWFADIRGARRDEMGGGIVDCLPNISFATDRQGIASKYCTDVSITDKVENDLNSLGFIALANAKDTPYAIFYGNQSVHMPKDMSDAAATANERLSSMIRYVLCISRFAHYVKIMVRDRVGRFETPETIEDHLSRWLMNYTTANDRASEEMKARYPLRDGVVQVRDVPGKPGAYRCVINVQPHFQLDQVVSSFRLVTELNAIGAGS is encoded by the coding sequence ATGAGCGACGGGCGGCATACCGGCCCAGCGGAAACGCTTGAGCCCCGGGATGCCGGCGGCCCGCCCGACGATGGGGCCGGTGCTGGCGATGGCCCGACGGAACGTTCTGCTGCCCTTCCCAAGGGCGGGCTACGGTCGGTCCTGTTTGCCGAAGCACACAGGCCGACGCCGGCGATCGACGCATTCCTGGATGCGCGCGCGCCGGAAGACGTGCTGGCGCAGTGGTTCGGTGCGCGCCTTGAGGATCTCCGGGACGCGCCGGACCGGCTGATGGCCATGCTCGTCCGCGATATCGCTGAAATCGACGAGGCGATCACAAGGCAGCTCAATGCTATCCTTCACCACCGCCGCTTTCAGCGCCTCGAAGCGACCTGGCGCGGCGTTGCGCTGATCGTTTCGGAATCCGACGGGATCGAGAACGCGGTCATCCGCGTTTTGAACGTGCGGTGGCCGGAAATCGCCCGCGATCTGGACAGGGCTGTCGAATTCGACCAGAGCCAGCTCTTCTCGAAGATATACAGTGAAGAATTCGACATGCCCGGCGGGACGCCCTACGGGTTGCTGATTGCCGACTTCGAGGTTGCCCACAAGCCGAGGCCGGGCACAACCGTCGACGACGTCTCGGTGCTGACCGGCCTGTCGCAGATTGCCATGGCGGCCTTCGCGCCGATCGTGATCGGCTGCGCGCCGGAACTGTTCGGCCTGGAGACCTTCCGGGAATTCGGGTTGCCGATCGATGTCAGGGCGGTGCTCGACCAACAGGAATACCGCCGCTTCAATCGGCTGCGCGAGACCGAGGAATCCCGGTTTCTGGCCCTTGTGGTGCCGCATATTCTGTTGCGGCGGCCTTATTCGCCGACCCATGACGGGGAGATCGGTTTTCCGTACCGCGAAGACTGGTACGGCGCCAACCTTCGCACCATGCTTTGGGGCAATGCCGGCTACGCCTATGCCACTGTGGTGCTGCGGGCATTCGGCCAGTATGGATGGTTTGCCGATATCCGCGGCGCGCGGCGCGACGAGATGGGCGGCGGCATCGTCGATTGCCTGCCCAACATATCGTTTGCGACCGATCGGCAAGGCATTGCCTCGAAATACTGTACCGACGTATCGATCACCGACAAGGTCGAGAACGATCTCAACAGCCTCGGCTTTATTGCGCTGGCCAATGCCAAGGACACGCCCTATGCGATCTTTTACGGCAATCAGTCGGTGCATATGCCGAAGGATATGTCCGACGCCGCTGCGACCGCGAACGAGAGGCTCTCGTCGATGATCCGCTATGTCCTGTGCATCTCGCGATTTGCACATTACGTGAAGATCATGGTTCGCGACCGGGTCGGCCGATTCGAAACACCGGAGACGATCGAGGACCATCTCAGCCGCTGGCTGATGAACTACACGACGGCCAACGACCGGGCCAGCGAGGAAATGAAAGCGCGCTATCCGCTGCGCGACGGGGTGGTGCAGGTGCGCGATGTACCGGGCAAACCCGGCGCCTATCGCTGCGTCATCAATGTGCAGCCGCATTTTCAGCTCGACCAGGTGGTCTCGTCTTTCCGTCTGGTGACGGAATTGAACGCCATTGGCGCGGGCAGCTAG
- the tssC gene encoding type VI secretion system contractile sheath large subunit gives MSTEAEAQGEGGATATEEGVASLLDQAIGATRQTEPDRAKELLKTLTEEALSGTVTFDKNMTQTFNKAIAAIDAKISRQLNAIMHHPKFQKLEGTWRGLKYLVMNSETGSTLKIRVINLPKKDLQKDLSKAVEFDQSQLFKKIYENEFGTPGGEPYGALVGDYEFTNHPEDVEMLSSVSNVAAAAFAPFVSAASPNLFGFESFTELSKPRDMEKIFESVEYSKWKSFRESDDSRFVTLAMPRVLSRLPYGEATKPIDEFAYEEAPADPATGAPKPMGHDDYCWMNAAYVLAGRFTDAFAQHGWCTAIRGAEGGGKVSDLPSHTFVSDDGDPDQQCPTEIGITDRREAELSKLGFLPLCHYKNTDYAVFFGAQTAQKPKVYDRPEATANAAISARLPYIMASSRFAHYLKIMARDKIGSFMEVGDCEEWLNRWINNYVNGNPAAGQDMKAKYPLAEATVSVKEVPGSPGSYHAVAWMRPWLQMEELTTSMRMVARIPQTG, from the coding sequence ATGAGCACGGAAGCCGAAGCCCAGGGCGAAGGCGGCGCCACCGCCACCGAAGAAGGTGTTGCCAGCCTTCTTGATCAGGCAATCGGTGCGACCCGGCAGACCGAGCCCGACCGGGCCAAGGAACTGCTGAAGACGCTGACCGAAGAAGCGTTGTCGGGAACGGTTACGTTCGACAAGAACATGACCCAGACCTTCAACAAGGCGATCGCGGCCATCGACGCCAAGATATCACGGCAGCTCAACGCCATCATGCATCATCCCAAGTTCCAGAAGCTGGAAGGCACCTGGCGCGGGCTGAAGTATCTGGTCATGAACTCCGAAACCGGATCGACCCTGAAGATCCGTGTCATCAACCTGCCCAAGAAAGATCTGCAAAAGGATCTTTCCAAGGCGGTGGAATTCGACCAGAGCCAACTGTTCAAGAAGATCTACGAGAACGAGTTCGGCACGCCGGGCGGTGAACCATACGGCGCTCTGGTCGGCGACTACGAGTTCACGAACCATCCCGAAGACGTCGAAATGCTGTCCAGCGTCTCGAACGTCGCCGCGGCTGCTTTCGCACCGTTCGTTTCGGCGGCTTCGCCGAATCTGTTCGGATTCGAAAGCTTCACCGAGCTGTCCAAGCCGCGCGACATGGAGAAGATCTTCGAGTCGGTCGAGTACTCCAAGTGGAAGAGCTTCCGCGAAAGCGACGACTCCCGTTTTGTCACACTGGCGATGCCCCGGGTTCTGTCGCGGCTACCCTACGGCGAGGCCACCAAGCCGATCGACGAGTTCGCCTATGAAGAGGCGCCCGCCGATCCGGCGACGGGTGCGCCCAAGCCCATGGGCCATGACGACTATTGCTGGATGAATGCGGCCTATGTTCTGGCCGGCCGGTTCACCGACGCCTTTGCCCAGCACGGCTGGTGCACGGCGATCCGTGGTGCCGAGGGTGGCGGCAAGGTGTCCGACCTGCCCAGCCACACTTTCGTCAGCGATGATGGCGACCCCGATCAGCAATGCCCGACTGAAATCGGCATCACCGATCGGCGCGAAGCCGAACTGAGCAAACTGGGCTTCCTGCCGCTGTGCCACTACAAGAATACCGACTATGCGGTGTTTTTCGGTGCGCAGACGGCCCAGAAGCCCAAGGTCTACGACCGGCCGGAAGCGACCGCGAACGCCGCGATCTCGGCCCGGTTGCCCTACATCATGGCCTCGTCCCGTTTCGCCCACTACCTCAAGATCATGGCACGGGACAAGATCGGCTCGTTCATGGAAGTGGGCGACTGCGAGGAATGGCTGAACCGCTGGATCAACAACTATGTCAACGGCAATCCGGCGGCCGGCCAGGACATGAAGGCCAAGTACCCGCTGGCCGAAGCAACGGTGAGCGTGAAAGAAGTCCCGGGCTCGCCCGGCTCCTATCATGCCGTTGCCTGGATGCGTCCCTGGCTGCAGATGGAGGAACTGACCACCTCCATGCGCATGGTTGCGCGCATTCCGCAGACCGGTTGA
- a CDS encoding serine/threonine-protein kinase, with protein sequence MALDTIEAVGPYRIENVLGRGAMSTVYRGVDDRDGRVAAVKVLRTDILAGQERTATIARFLREAELGRTLDHPRIVQVYDSGEVSGEPYLAMELLLGKSLAEMLQGPRMQPVHAAHLVTELLDALAYIHSRGIIHRDIKPGNVMVRNDGHVSLADFGIARVSGSEMTQMGDMLGTPAYMAPEQLTGEVVDGRADIFAAGIVLYALSTRRRPFNGTVATVMNAILNENPVPPSRIDNRLPAAFDRVVAKALEKSADRRFQTAGEFATALRRIVPDLARLETESTAAATPGGAGSSATAKRTVRPDEVAERLLAAYERVATEALDEADIVPIERAEAAWSQWDGAAKDSLRPLAERWAGDMATLGDAVVTGAPVPRGTHLPRADWMPVVRLAAVTLRLANRLGLSRLVRAHHRRLCDELVEPFIVYIDTAGTMLSGDDNPDLSRLSMDLLRLDVLEMALETLSASAELRIVRKTRALVAIQAMRKVNETVSGYTETGDMLARFDVALIMSEVEELIAIASRLTDDAAIQAGRQLREKAETVIRDFIANADRLAAMTVEELREADAAVDARVFGAKLRQVQALYHFAVRLPGESHRALMGRFAEAVHSQIEALATHLMTTSGTDDVLSTLYDMAHDLGWNELAQTILRHLKNR encoded by the coding sequence ATGGCGCTGGATACCATCGAGGCGGTCGGTCCCTACCGTATCGAAAACGTCCTTGGCCGGGGCGCGATGAGCACCGTCTATCGCGGTGTCGATGACCGCGACGGACGGGTCGCGGCGGTCAAGGTTCTGCGCACGGATATTCTGGCCGGGCAGGAACGCACGGCGACGATCGCCCGTTTCCTTCGCGAAGCCGAACTCGGCCGGACGCTCGATCATCCGCGGATCGTACAGGTTTACGATAGTGGCGAAGTCTCGGGCGAACCCTATCTGGCGATGGAATTGCTGCTCGGCAAATCTCTGGCCGAGATGCTGCAGGGCCCCCGCATGCAGCCCGTACACGCCGCGCATCTGGTGACCGAACTGCTCGATGCCCTGGCCTATATTCACAGCCGCGGGATCATTCATCGCGATATCAAGCCGGGCAACGTCATGGTGCGCAATGACGGCCATGTCAGCCTTGCCGATTTCGGCATCGCGCGCGTCAGCGGATCGGAAATGACGCAGATGGGCGATATGCTCGGTACGCCGGCCTATATGGCACCGGAGCAACTGACCGGCGAAGTCGTCGACGGACGCGCCGACATCTTCGCCGCCGGCATCGTCCTGTATGCCCTGAGCACGCGTCGCCGCCCGTTCAACGGCACGGTGGCGACGGTCATGAACGCGATCCTGAACGAGAACCCGGTGCCGCCGTCGCGGATTGACAACCGCCTGCCGGCCGCGTTCGACCGCGTCGTTGCCAAAGCGCTGGAGAAATCGGCCGATCGCCGGTTCCAGACAGCCGGCGAATTCGCCACAGCGCTGCGCCGGATCGTTCCGGATCTCGCCAGGCTGGAAACCGAAAGTACGGCGGCAGCCACCCCCGGAGGGGCCGGTTCGTCGGCCACCGCAAAGCGCACGGTTCGGCCGGACGAGGTGGCGGAGCGGCTGCTTGCCGCCTATGAACGCGTCGCGACCGAGGCACTGGACGAAGCCGATATCGTTCCGATCGAACGGGCCGAAGCCGCGTGGAGCCAATGGGACGGGGCTGCCAAAGACAGCCTGCGGCCCCTGGCCGAGCGCTGGGCGGGCGATATGGCGACCCTGGGCGACGCGGTGGTGACCGGTGCGCCGGTGCCGCGGGGCACGCACCTGCCGCGGGCCGACTGGATGCCGGTCGTGCGGCTCGCGGCGGTCACCCTTCGGCTCGCCAACCGGTTGGGGCTGTCTCGGCTTGTTCGGGCCCACCATCGGCGTCTTTGCGACGAACTGGTCGAGCCGTTCATCGTCTATATCGACACCGCCGGCACGATGCTGTCGGGCGATGACAACCCCGATCTGTCCCGGCTTTCCATGGATCTGTTGCGCCTGGACGTTCTGGAGATGGCGCTGGAGACGCTGTCGGCCTCGGCGGAGTTGCGGATCGTGCGCAAGACCCGCGCCCTGGTCGCGATTCAGGCGATGCGCAAGGTCAACGAAACCGTGTCCGGCTATACCGAGACGGGCGATATGCTGGCCCGTTTCGATGTCGCGCTGATCATGAGCGAGGTCGAGGAATTGATCGCGATCGCGTCGCGGCTTACCGACGATGCGGCGATTCAGGCCGGGCGGCAACTGCGCGAAAAGGCCGAGACGGTGATCCGCGATTTCATCGCCAATGCCGACCGGCTGGCCGCCATGACGGTGGAAGAACTGAGGGAAGCCGATGCGGCCGTTGATGCGCGGGTGTTCGGCGCCAAGCTGCGCCAGGTGCAGGCTCTTTACCATTTCGCCGTCCGATTGCCGGGCGAAAGCCATCGCGCATTGATGGGACGTTTCGCCGAGGCCGTTCATTCGCAGATCGAGGCACTGGCCACTCACCTGATGACAACGAGCGGTACGGATGATGTTTTGTCGACACTGTATGATATGGCCCACGATCTGGGCTGGAATGAACTGGCGCAGACGATTCTGCGCCATCTGAAGAATCGCTGA
- the tssF gene encoding type VI secretion system baseplate subunit TssF, with the protein MVDELLPYYNRELLFLRKLSGEFAKAHPKIAANLRISGDSVDDPHVARLIEAVALLNARVRHKLDDEFTEVAEALLEILYPHFLAPWPSMGIVEMQPKPDLGGVYKVRRGTEIDIDAATGEKCRYRTTADADLWPIRLTAASLQPAPFVAPANPRIDRASSVLKLVFEAMGDEFSFTEARPGKLRLYLRGAPQIAFSLYELLLNNAMLVGVAGGGDGASKAARFLEPGSIRPGGMTADEAALPATPAAQKGYRLLSEYFAFPEKFLFVDIEGLADAIPPEAGKRLELYVYLDRAQPDIQRSLTTETFALGCVPIINLFEQSAEPIRLSQTTHDYRVIPDARRSNAMEVYAINGVHALDRDGSKREFLPFYSIKHTRQDVAGYWFASRHADSVETTSREMRISLVDLGFDPQVPADSVLHIKTLCTNGDLPAQIPYGGGNPRLGFVSGAAGVDRVACITPLTSTRRPDWGHGSRWRLISHLTLNHLSLTSTADGTDALREILKLYDVADSPETRSLIDGIDSVRASPGTARYPVDAGAPPWAAAVCRGVDVEVVFDPAKFSGNGTFLMATLLDVFFGLYCTINSFTRLTARVRGQSGILKRWPPRAGEQPLL; encoded by the coding sequence ATGGTCGACGAACTCCTCCCATACTACAATCGGGAACTGCTTTTCCTGAGGAAGCTGAGCGGCGAGTTCGCGAAGGCTCATCCGAAGATTGCCGCCAATCTTCGGATCAGCGGCGACAGCGTGGACGATCCGCATGTGGCGCGGCTGATCGAAGCCGTCGCGCTGTTGAACGCCCGTGTCCGTCACAAGCTCGACGACGAATTCACCGAGGTCGCCGAGGCGCTGCTCGAAATTCTCTATCCGCATTTCCTGGCGCCCTGGCCCTCCATGGGCATCGTGGAAATGCAGCCCAAGCCCGATCTTGGCGGTGTCTACAAGGTCCGGCGCGGGACCGAGATCGACATCGACGCCGCCACCGGCGAAAAATGCCGCTATCGCACCACCGCCGACGCCGATCTGTGGCCGATCAGGCTGACGGCGGCGTCGCTGCAGCCGGCACCGTTCGTCGCACCGGCCAATCCCCGGATCGACCGCGCTTCGTCGGTGTTGAAGCTGGTTTTCGAAGCGATGGGCGACGAGTTCTCGTTCACCGAAGCGCGCCCGGGCAAGCTGCGGCTCTATTTGCGGGGCGCGCCGCAAATCGCATTCTCGCTATACGAACTGCTGCTGAACAACGCGATGCTGGTCGGGGTCGCGGGCGGCGGCGACGGGGCGTCGAAGGCCGCGCGCTTTCTGGAGCCGGGTTCGATCCGGCCGGGCGGCATGACGGCCGACGAGGCCGCCTTGCCGGCAACGCCGGCGGCGCAGAAAGGATACCGGCTGCTTTCGGAGTATTTCGCCTTTCCGGAGAAGTTTCTGTTCGTCGACATCGAGGGGCTTGCCGACGCCATTCCGCCGGAGGCCGGCAAGCGTCTGGAACTGTATGTTTATCTCGACCGCGCCCAGCCCGACATCCAGCGCAGCTTGACCACGGAAACCTTTGCGCTGGGCTGCGTGCCGATCATCAATCTGTTCGAGCAATCCGCAGAACCGATTCGGTTGTCCCAGACGACCCATGATTATCGCGTGATTCCCGATGCGCGCCGGTCGAACGCCATGGAAGTCTATGCGATCAATGGCGTCCATGCCCTCGACCGGGACGGCTCGAAGCGGGAGTTTCTGCCCTTTTATTCGATCAAGCACACAAGGCAGGACGTGGCCGGCTATTGGTTCGCCAGCCGCCATGCGGATTCCGTGGAAACGACGAGCCGCGAGATGCGCATCAGCCTCGTCGATCTGGGTTTCGACCCGCAGGTGCCGGCTGACAGCGTGCTTCACATCAAGACGCTGTGCACGAACGGCGATCTTCCGGCTCAGATTCCCTATGGCGGCGGCAACCCGCGTCTGGGCTTCGTGTCCGGCGCGGCCGGCGTCGACCGGGTGGCCTGCATCACCCCGCTGACGTCGACGCGGCGGCCCGACTGGGGGCATGGCTCGCGCTGGCGCCTGATATCGCATCTGACGCTCAATCATCTTTCGCTGACCTCAACCGCCGACGGCACCGACGCCCTGCGCGAGATCCTGAAGCTCTACGACGTGGCCGACAGTCCGGAAACGCGGTCGCTGATCGACGGCATCGACAGCGTGCGGGCCTCGCCGGGGACGGCGCGCTATCCCGTCGATGCCGGTGCGCCGCCCTGGGCAGCGGCCGTCTGCCGGGGCGTGGATGTCGAGGTCGTCTTCGATCCGGCCAAGTTTTCCGGCAACGGCACCTTCCTGATGGCAACGCTGCTCGACGTGTTTTTCGGGCTCTACTGTACGATCAACTCCTTTACGCGGCTTACGGCGCGTGTGCGCGGACAAAGTGGAATTCTGAAGCGATGGCCACCGAGAGCCGGCGAACAGCCACTTCTCTGA
- the tssB gene encoding type VI secretion system contractile sheath small subunit, giving the protein MSSIHQKLNRVRKPRVHITYDVETEGAVVSKELPFVVGVMGDFSGDPTSPLKPLRDRKFIQIDRDNFNDVFARMTPGVSMKVDNTLADDGSEMAVDLKFKSMEDFEPAKVVEQVEPLRKLKDARDQLRDLMSKVDRSEDLEGLLEKVLQDNDQLKELSDSLGVEASGDGETKE; this is encoded by the coding sequence ATGAGTAGTATTCATCAGAAACTTAACCGCGTGCGCAAGCCGCGTGTCCATATAACGTATGACGTCGAAACCGAAGGTGCAGTCGTTTCCAAGGAACTTCCCTTCGTTGTCGGTGTCATGGGCGATTTTTCCGGTGACCCGACTTCGCCGTTGAAGCCATTGCGTGACCGGAAATTCATTCAGATCGACCGCGACAATTTCAACGATGTTTTCGCTCGGATGACGCCGGGCGTGAGCATGAAGGTCGATAACACGCTGGCAGACGATGGCAGCGAAATGGCGGTCGACCTGAAATTCAAGTCGATGGAAGACTTCGAGCCGGCCAAAGTCGTCGAGCAGGTGGAGCCACTGCGCAAGTTGAAAGACGCGCGTGACCAGTTGCGCGATCTGATGTCCAAGGTCGATCGCTCGGAGGATCTTGAAGGATTGCTGGAAAAGGTTCTTCAGGATAACGACCAATTGAAGGAGCTTTCGGACTCTCTCGGTGTCGAGGCGTCCGGTGACGGGGAGACCAAGGAATGA
- a CDS encoding type VI secretion system accessory protein TagJ: MTTGTAANLYKEGKLSEAIQNLIGEVKKHPTDASVRGLLADLLCFDGQLDRVDVHLNAISNQDPEKGVPVALYRQLVRAAVAREQLFGEGRLPEFLESPPEHVQNHVKAVVALREGKPEEALALINQAEETRPPVAGRMDDVPFSDMRDMDDVFGPVVELLTSTGKYFWVPIESIELIEFHAPERPRDLVWRQARMVVGETDGEVYIPAIYPFATGDETVEDGLKLGRATDWQEAEQAPVRGRGQRCFLIGEEAVPVMSLTNIEFTGAN, from the coding sequence ATGACCACCGGCACAGCAGCCAATCTCTACAAAGAAGGCAAACTTTCCGAAGCGATCCAGAACCTGATCGGTGAGGTCAAGAAGCACCCGACGGACGCGAGCGTCCGGGGGCTTCTGGCCGATCTGCTGTGCTTCGACGGGCAATTGGACCGGGTCGACGTGCATCTGAACGCCATCAGCAATCAGGACCCGGAAAAGGGTGTGCCCGTTGCGCTGTACCGCCAGCTGGTGCGCGCCGCCGTCGCCCGCGAGCAACTGTTCGGCGAAGGCCGGTTGCCGGAATTCCTGGAATCGCCGCCCGAGCACGTACAGAACCACGTCAAGGCGGTCGTCGCGCTGCGCGAAGGCAAGCCCGAAGAGGCGCTGGCCCTGATCAACCAGGCCGAAGAAACCCGCCCGCCGGTGGCCGGCCGCATGGACGATGTTCCCTTCAGCGACATGCGCGATATGGACGACGTGTTCGGTCCTGTGGTCGAACTGCTGACAAGCACGGGGAAATATTTCTGGGTGCCGATCGAATCGATCGAACTTATTGAATTCCACGCACCCGAACGCCCGCGCGACCTGGTCTGGCGTCAGGCCCGCATGGTCGTCGGCGAAACCGATGGCGAGGTCTATATTCCGGCGATCTATCCCTTTGCCACCGGCGACGAAACGGTGGAAGACGGTCTGAAGCTCGGCCGGGCAACCGACTGGCAAGAGGCCGAACAGGCGCCTGTTCGCGGACGGGGGCAGCGATGCTTCCTGATCGGCGAGGAAGCGGTCCCGGTCATGAGCCTGACCAATATCGAATTCACGGGCGCGAACTGA
- the tssA gene encoding type VI secretion system protein TssA → MATEPVIDIESLVLPIDGDSPTGSDIRQDVSPQSVYYQLKDARSAARAAERSADADSEEGGLLPEWRAILELAPNVLTTQAKDLEVAAWYIEALARGYGFAGLRDGFELSRRLVEEFWDGLYPEPDEDGIETKVAPFSGLNGEGGDGTLIQPIRKILLSDGEVPFAAWQYEQALEISKIVDEEKRTRRVEGGAMTMDGIEASVRETPPTFFRDLLDDIQAAIDAFKALADAFDAAAGPDAPPTSNIRNLMQSVQGIAASVSRDRLPAADSGAGEAAADAAAGDGAAASGGSAGAGVAQGGGTAVPTGAVQSREQAFQVLAKIADYFRTNEPHSPISYSLDDLVRRGRMSFPDLLAELMDDADARRRLLTSAGIKPPQDEEGY, encoded by the coding sequence ATGGCGACTGAGCCGGTAATCGATATTGAGAGCCTTGTTCTGCCAATTGACGGCGATTCGCCGACCGGAAGCGATATCCGCCAGGACGTGTCGCCGCAGTCAGTCTATTACCAGCTGAAGGACGCTCGCAGCGCCGCCAGGGCGGCAGAGCGTTCAGCAGACGCCGACAGCGAAGAAGGCGGCCTGCTGCCCGAGTGGCGCGCGATTCTGGAATTGGCGCCCAATGTGCTGACGACGCAGGCCAAGGACCTCGAAGTCGCGGCGTGGTACATCGAAGCGCTGGCGCGCGGCTACGGGTTTGCCGGGCTGCGGGACGGATTCGAGCTGTCGCGCCGACTGGTCGAAGAATTCTGGGACGGTCTCTATCCGGAGCCGGACGAAGACGGCATCGAAACCAAGGTGGCGCCGTTCTCGGGCCTGAACGGCGAGGGTGGTGACGGTACGCTCATCCAGCCGATTCGCAAGATTCTGCTGTCCGACGGCGAGGTTCCGTTTGCGGCCTGGCAGTATGAACAGGCACTGGAAATCTCCAAGATCGTCGACGAGGAAAAGCGCACGCGCCGCGTCGAAGGTGGTGCCATGACCATGGACGGAATCGAGGCCAGCGTCCGCGAGACCCCGCCGACCTTCTTCCGCGACCTTCTCGACGATATTCAGGCCGCAATCGATGCGTTCAAGGCGCTGGCCGATGCTTTCGACGCCGCTGCCGGACCCGATGCCCCACCGACGAGCAATATCCGCAATCTGATGCAGTCCGTTCAGGGGATTGCTGCTTCGGTATCGCGCGATCGACTGCCTGCAGCCGACTCCGGGGCCGGTGAAGCGGCGGCCGACGCGGCCGCTGGCGACGGCGCAGCCGCCAGCGGCGGATCTGCCGGCGCCGGGGTCGCGCAGGGCGGTGGAACGGCCGTGCCGACGGGCGCGGTCCAGTCTCGGGAGCAGGCGTTTCAGGTACTGGCGAAGATCGCCGATTATTTCCGCACGAATGAGCCGCATTCGCCGATTTCGTACTCGCTGGACGACCTTGTTCGCCGCGGGCGCATGTCGTTCCCCGACTTGCTGGCGGAACTGATGGATGATGCCGATGCCAGGCGGCGGTTGTTGACGTCGGCCGGAATCAAGCCGCCACAGGATGAAGAAGGTTACTGA
- the tssE gene encoding type VI secretion system baseplate subunit TssE, which translates to MALKPSTKNVATRGSLLDRLIDDEETPRAHALRLGDLRAAIRRDLEMLLNTRYRCVGWPADLKELENSVFNYGLPDLLAMDMAAEEDRLAFVKTVEEVIRRSDTRFREVTIHLLENSDELDRTLRFRIEAIVQVDPAAEQIVFDTTVDPATKSITIKSR; encoded by the coding sequence ATGGCCCTGAAACCGTCGACCAAGAATGTTGCCACGCGCGGATCGCTCCTCGATCGCCTTATCGACGACGAGGAGACGCCCCGGGCGCATGCCCTGCGCCTTGGCGATCTGCGCGCCGCAATCCGTCGCGACCTGGAAATGCTGCTGAACACGCGGTACCGATGCGTCGGTTGGCCGGCGGATCTCAAGGAACTGGAGAATTCGGTGTTCAACTATGGCCTGCCGGATCTGCTGGCCATGGATATGGCGGCCGAGGAAGACCGGCTGGCGTTCGTCAAGACGGTGGAAGAGGTCATCAGGCGCAGCGATACGCGGTTCCGCGAGGTGACGATCCATCTGCTGGAAAACAGCGACGAACTGGATCGAACGCTGCGCTTTCGCATCGAGGCGATCGTTCAGGTCGATCCGGCGGCAGAACAGATCGTCTTCGACACCACCGTCGACCCGGCGACCAAGAGCATTACGATAAAGAGCCGATAG